Proteins found in one Plasmodium sp. gorilla clade G2 genome assembly, chromosome: 14 genomic segment:
- a CDS encoding glucose-6-phosphate dehydrogenase-6-phosphogluconolactonase, producing the protein MDYENFVKSTEEINNLHNVNYLETKDLNDFNWKSAYYICKEIYDKQQINKDGYTVIGLSGGRTPIDVYKNMCLIKDINIDKSKLIFFIIDERYKSDDHKFSNYNNIKFLFHNLNINENEQLYKPDTTKSIVDCILDYNEKIKIMIEKYKKVDIAILGMGSDFHIASLFPNIFYNIYMNNYQNNYIYNENTLDIINNDQDNDNLKYLKEYVYFTTTNQFDVRKRITVSLNLLANASSKIFLLNSKDKLDLWKNMLIKSYIEVNYNLYPATYLIDTSCNKQNLHSNNHNNNNKDNKDNIMDHNKLNNHKNKNNYHYSNTTVISCGYENYTKCIEEIYDSKNALSLYSNSLNKEELLTIIIFGCSGDLAKKKIYPALFKLFCNNLLPKDLLIIGFARTVQDFETFFDKIVIYLKRCLLCYEDWCISKKKDLLNGFKNRCRYFVGNYSSSESFENFNKYLTTIEEEEAKKKYYATCYKMNGSDYNISNNIQEDKIIIDDENKRNEYFQMCTPKNCPDNVFSSNYNFPYVINRMLYLALPPHIFVSTLKNYKKNCLNCKGTDKILLEKPFGNDLDSFKMLSKQILENFNEEQIYRIDHYLGKDMVSGLLKLKFTNTFLLSLMNRHFIKCIKITLKETKGVYGRGQYFDPYGIIRDVMQNHMLQLLTLITMEDPIDLNDESVKNEKIKILKSIPSIKLEDTIIGQYEKAQNYKEDENNDDESKKNHSYHDDPHIDKNSITPTFCTCILYINSINWYGVPIIFKSGKGLNKDICEIRIQFHNIMGSSDENMNNNEFVIILQPVEAIYLKMMIKKTGSEEMEEVQLNLTVNEKNKKINVPEAYETLLLECFKGHKKKFISDEELYESWRIFTPLLNELQEKQVKPLKYSFGSSGPKEVFGLVKKYYNYGKNYTHRPDFVRKSSFYEDDLLDIN; encoded by the coding sequence atggattatgaaaattttgtaaaaagtacagaagaaataaataatctaCATAATGTAAATTATTTGGAAACAAAAGACCTGAATGATTTTAATTGGAAATCAgcttattatatttgtaaagaaatatatgataaacaACAAATTAATAAAGATGGTTATACTGTGATAGGTTTATCTGGAGGTCGAACTCCAATTgatgtttataaaaatatgtgttTAATTAAAGACattaatatagataaatctaaattaatattttttattattgatGAGAGATATAAAAGTGATGATCATAAATttagtaattataataatataaaatttttatttcataatttaaatatcaatgaaaatgaacaattatataaaccAGATACTACGAAAAGTATTGTAGATTGTATATTAGATTATaatgagaaaataaaaataatgatagaaaaatataaaaaagtagATATTGCAATATTAGGTATGGGTAGTGATTTCCATATTGCCAGTTTATttccaaatatattttataatatatatatgaataattatcaaaataattatatatataatgaaaacacattagatattataaataatgatcaagataatgataatttaaaatatttaaaagaatatgtatattttactACAACAAATCAATTCGATGTTAGAAAAAGAATTACAGtttctttaaatttattagcAAATGCATCaagtaaaatttttttattaaattctaAAGATAAATTAGATTTATGGaaaaatatgttaattaaatcatatattgaagtcaattataatttatatccaGCTACTTATTTAATAGATACATCATGCAACAAACAAAACCTTCATagtaataatcataataataataataaggataaTAAGGATAATATTATGGATCATAATAAGCTTAATAatcataagaataaaaataattatcattatagtAATACCACGGTTATATCTTGTGGTTATGAAAATTATACAAAATGTATTGAAGAAATTTATGATTCTAAAAATGCTCTATCACTTTATTCCAATAGTTTGAATAAAGAGGAATTATTaactataataatttttggCTGTTCAGGTGATTtagccaaaaaaaaaatatatcctgctttatttaaattattttgtaataatttattaccaaaagatttattaataataggaTTTGCAAGAACTGTTCAAGATTTCGAAAcattttttgataaaatagttatatatttaaaacgATGTTTATTATGTTATGAAGATTGGTGTATATCCAAAAAGAAGGACCTTTTAAATGGATTTAAAAATAGATGTAGATATTTTGTTGGCAATTATTCGTCTTCAGAAAGTtttgaaaattttaataaatatttaacaactattgaagaagaagaagcaaaaaaaaaatattatgcaacatgttataaaatgaatggttcagattataatatatcaaataatattcaaGAAGATAAGATTATAatagatgatgaaaataaaagaaatgaataTTTTCAAATGTGTACTCCAAAAAATTGCCCTGATAATGTATTTTCatcaaattataattttccaTATGTTATAAATCGTATGTTATATTTAGCATTACCACCACATATATTTGTTAGtactttaaaaaattataaaaaaaattgtttaaATTGTAAAGGTACtgataaaatattactaGAAAAACCATTTGGAAATGATTTAGATTCTTTTAAAATGTTATCAAAACAAATATTAGAAAATTTTAATGAAgaacaaatatatagaatagaTCATTATCTGGGTAAGGATATGGTATCAGGATTAttgaaattaaaatttacaaatacatttttattatctttaatGAATAgacattttattaaatgtatcAAAATTACACTTAAAGAAACTAAAGGTGTATATGGTAGAGGTCAATATTTTGATCCCTATGGTATTATTAGAGATGTTATGCAAAATCATATGTTACAATTATTAACTTTAATAACTATGGAAGATCCTATAGATTTAAATGATGAATCtgtaaaaaatgagaaaataaaaattcttaAATCAATACCTTCAATAAAATTAGAAGATACTATTATTGGACAATATGAAAAAGCtcaaaattataaagaagatgaaaataatgatgatgaatccaaaaaaaatcataGTTATCATGATGATCCACATATTGATAAAAATTCTATTACTCCAACTTTTTGTACTTGtatcttatatattaattcaatTAATTGGTATGGTGTACCAATCATTTTTAAATCTGGAAAAGgtttaaataaagatatttgTGAAATACGTATACAATTCCATAATATTATGGGATCTTCtgatgaaaatatgaataataatgaatttgttattatattacaaCCTGTTGAAGCTATATATCTAAAAATGATGATTAAAAAAACAGGTTCTGAAGAAATGGAAGAAGTACAATTAAATCTAACagttaatgaaaaaaataaaaaaattaatgtaCCAGAAGCATATGAAACATTACTATTAGAATGTTTTAAaggacataaaaaaaaattcatatcagatgaagaattatatgaatCATGGAGAATATTTACGCCCTTACTTAACGAACTACAAGAAAAACAAGTTAAGCCTCTCAAATATTCTTTTGGATCATCAG